One stretch of Pristiophorus japonicus isolate sPriJap1 unplaced genomic scaffold, sPriJap1.hap1 HAP1_SCAFFOLD_94, whole genome shotgun sequence DNA includes these proteins:
- the LOC139257946 gene encoding zinc finger protein 239-like, translating to MVTHTMEKPGKCEDCVHTGVRPFTCSVCGKGFTQAASLLNYQRVHTGERPFTCSICGKGSAQSASLLNHQRVHTGDRPFTCSVCGKGFTQSSGMLAHNKRDHIEETPFSCSVCEKGFTRLSNLLTHK from the exons ATggtcacccacaccatggagaaaccggggaaatgtgaggactgtg ttcacactggggtgaggccgttcacctgctccgtttgtgggaagggattcactcaggcaGCTTCCCTGCTGaattaccagcgagttcacactggggagaggccattcacctgctccatatgTGGGAAGGGATCCGCTCAGTCAGCTTCCCtgctgaatcaccagcgagttcatactggggataggccgttcacctgctctgtctgtgggaagggattcactcagtcatctggcaTGTTGGCACACAACAAGCGAGATCACATTGAGGAGACGCCGTTCAGTTgctctgtgtgtgagaagggattcactcggttatccaacctgctgacacacaaatga